One window from the genome of archaeon BMS3Bbin15 encodes:
- a CDS encoding archaeal transcriptional regulator TrmB, giving the protein MKLIDRKKGKIFGINAIDFLVIAVFLFLGFITISTVFQNKLVYNGEEVYQAVKAVNKLEMKGFLVEATVTGRNIGDPFGSEIVKQGMVVNAYGGTLVLKNKYDDKTTVGGSMSYLEDFAAKKVELRPLYDSSVSFYPSRKEFSNFSNFIDTLKDIKKESGAVNVVLSGNVLIQNPKIDFPVFKNNAEKCFTCVRSKAQKLDINFYSLNYYLVDLSEVERLNLSSGKVTLKNFKVYLGFSGKLKEEKLDRLYSYLEADGILRDRREATYVSVEKLL; this is encoded by the coding sequence ATGAAGCTGATTGACAGGAAAAAAGGAAAAATATTTGGAATAAATGCTATTGATTTTCTTGTCATAGCTGTTTTTCTGTTTCTCGGTTTTATTACTATTTCTACAGTCTTTCAGAATAAGCTGGTTTATAATGGCGAGGAGGTTTATCAGGCAGTGAAGGCAGTCAATAAGCTGGAGATGAAGGGCTTTCTTGTGGAAGCGACAGTCACAGGAAGGAATATAGGAGACCCCTTTGGCAGTGAAATAGTAAAGCAGGGGATGGTTGTGAATGCTTATGGCGGCACTCTTGTTCTTAAGAATAAATATGATGATAAGACGACTGTTGGAGGTAGTATGAGCTATCTCGAAGATTTTGCAGCAAAGAAAGTTGAACTAAGGCCTCTTTATGACAGTTCTGTATCTTTTTACCCATCGAGGAAAGAATTTTCTAATTTTAGTAACTTTATTGATACTTTAAAGGATATTAAAAAAGAAAGTGGTGCTGTGAATGTTGTATTGAGTGGCAATGTTTTAATTCAGAACCCTAAAATTGATTTTCCTGTATTCAAGAATAATGCTGAAAAATGTTTCACCTGTGTAAGAAGTAAAGCCCAGAAACTGGATATTAACTTCTACTCATTAAATTATTATCTTGTTGATTTGAGCGAGGTTGAAAGGCTGAATTTAAGTTCCGGAAAGGTTACTCTGAAAAACTTTAAAGTTTATCTCGGTTTTTCTGGAAAGCTGAAAGAGGAGAAGCTTGACAGGCTTTATAGTTATCTTGAGGCAGATGGTATTTTAAGAGATAGAAGAGAGGCAACTTATGTATCTGTTGAAAAACTCCTTTAG
- the purE_2 gene encoding N5-carboxyaminoimidazole ribonucleotide mutase, translating to MPQVTIISGSPSDRGLAENVEKLLEDFKVSFETYIASAHRHPDKLRKIVKESNADVFIGIAGLSAALPGVIASHTLKPVIGIPRDVKVLGLDSLLSIAQMPPGVPVATVGIDNAKNAALLAVEILAIKDEKLKNKLAEYRLNL from the coding sequence ATGCCACAGGTTACAATAATTTCTGGAAGTCCCTCTGACAGGGGGCTTGCGGAGAATGTGGAAAAGCTTCTGGAAGACTTTAAAGTTAGTTTTGAAACTTATATCGCTTCAGCTCACAGACATCCAGACAAGCTTAGGAAAATAGTCAAAGAAAGCAATGCGGATGTTTTTATAGGTATTGCAGGTCTGAGTGCTGCTTTACCTGGTGTAATAGCTTCTCACACTTTAAAGCCAGTAATAGGTATTCCAAGAGACGTAAAAGTTCTGGGTCTTGATTCTCTGTTATCAATAGCTCAGATGCCTCCTGGAGTTCCAGTGGCAACTGTTGGCATAGACAATGCAAAAAATGCTGCCCTGCTGGCTGTGGAAATTCTTGCAATTAAAGATGAAAAGCTTAAAAATAAGCTGGCAGAGTACAGACTCAACCTTTAA
- a CDS encoding fructose-1,6-bisphosphatase — MAKITVSLIKADVGGYPGHASVHESLIKKAEEILSQGVETEVIRDFRVLAAGDDLELIMNHNRGTDNEEVHSLAWKSFEAATDVAKELKLYGAGQDLLKDAFSGNIKGMGPGVAELEFTERGSDPLVAFMMDKTEPGAFNLPIYRIFADPFNTAGLVIDPSIHDGFVFEVWDIYEHKRVFMSTPEETYDLLALIGAKSRYVIKRVFPKKGSKLPADEAVAVVSTEKLYQIAGEYVGKDDPVALVRAQSGLPALGEVLEPFAFPHLVSGWMRGSHNGPLMPVSFKDARCTRFDGPPRVAAAGFQISEKLVGPSDLFDDPVWDYTRRKAQKVTEYMRRHGPFEPHRLPMEDMEYTTLPGVLKELSDRFEKVE, encoded by the coding sequence ATGGCTAAGATAACTGTAAGTTTGATAAAGGCGGATGTAGGAGGATATCCGGGACATGCTTCTGTACATGAGAGTTTGATAAAAAAGGCGGAAGAGATTTTAAGTCAGGGTGTTGAAACTGAAGTCATTAGAGACTTCAGAGTTCTTGCTGCTGGTGATGATTTGGAGCTCATTATGAACCATAATCGTGGTACTGACAATGAGGAGGTTCATTCTCTTGCCTGGAAATCTTTTGAGGCTGCAACAGATGTGGCAAAAGAGCTGAAACTCTATGGTGCAGGGCAGGATTTACTCAAAGATGCCTTCTCAGGTAATATCAAAGGCATGGGTCCAGGGGTGGCAGAACTGGAGTTTACTGAGCGAGGGTCTGACCCCCTTGTTGCGTTTATGATGGATAAAACAGAGCCGGGAGCCTTCAACCTGCCAATATACAGGATTTTTGCTGACCCTTTTAACACGGCAGGTCTTGTAATTGACCCCAGTATTCATGATGGTTTTGTTTTTGAGGTATGGGATATATATGAACATAAAAGAGTTTTTATGAGTACACCTGAAGAGACCTATGACCTTCTGGCTTTGATAGGTGCCAAGTCCAGATATGTTATAAAGAGGGTTTTTCCAAAGAAGGGCAGTAAGCTTCCCGCTGATGAGGCAGTTGCTGTTGTTAGCACAGAGAAGCTATACCAGATAGCTGGTGAGTATGTGGGTAAGGATGACCCGGTGGCTCTCGTTAGAGCTCAGTCAGGGCTGCCTGCTCTTGGAGAGGTTCTTGAACCCTTTGCATTCCCTCACCTGGTGAGCGGATGGATGCGAGGAAGTCATAATGGACCACTTATGCCGGTTAGCTTTAAGGATGCAAGATGCACGCGTTTTGATGGCCCTCCAAGAGTTGCTGCTGCCGGTTTCCAGATATCAGAAAAACTGGTTGGGCCGTCAGACCTCTTTGATGACCCTGTGTGGGATTATACCAGGAGGAAGGCTCAGAAAGTTACAGAGTATATGCGCAGGCATGGACCCTTTGAGCCTCACCGCCTGCCAATGGAGGATATGGAGTATACAACATTGCCAGGTGTACTCAAGGAGCTATCCGACCGATTTGAGAAGGTCGAATAG
- the pyrK_1 gene encoding dihydroorotate dehydrogenase B (NAD(+)), electron transfer subunit — protein MNIMEIAEIKRVVKETQRIKTFILDIDVSAIPGQFVMVWLPDVDEKPMSVSYTCGDMGITILELGDFTRRLCELKVGDKVGIRGPMGRGFKVYGDRLLLVGGGVGMAPLAPLAEDAIKDGKEVTAIIGAITAKELLFVERLEKAGARVFVSTDDGTAGHKGFTTDVLQELLQKETFDQCFTCGPEIMMFKVLNITEDKKIPTQASLHRYFKCGIGICGHCVLDGTGLRVCKEGPTFRDKELRKSHEFGYYWRNAAGQKIYFGVKK, from the coding sequence ATGAATATCATGGAGATAGCAGAAATAAAGAGGGTGGTAAAGGAGACACAGAGAATCAAGACTTTTATTCTTGACATTGATGTGAGTGCTATTCCGGGGCAGTTTGTCATGGTATGGCTTCCAGATGTTGATGAGAAGCCTATGAGTGTATCCTATACCTGTGGTGACATGGGTATAACCATTCTGGAGCTTGGAGATTTTACAAGGCGGTTGTGTGAGCTTAAGGTTGGAGATAAAGTTGGTATAAGGGGTCCCATGGGAAGGGGTTTTAAAGTTTATGGTGACAGGCTTCTCCTTGTTGGCGGAGGTGTTGGAATGGCGCCTCTCGCCCCCCTTGCTGAAGATGCCATAAAAGACGGGAAGGAAGTAACAGCAATAATTGGTGCAATAACAGCAAAGGAGCTTCTCTTTGTTGAAAGGCTGGAGAAGGCAGGGGCAAGGGTTTTTGTTTCAACCGATGATGGAACGGCAGGACATAAGGGCTTTACAACGGATGTGCTTCAGGAGCTTTTGCAGAAAGAGACATTTGACCAGTGTTTCACCTGTGGCCCTGAAATTATGATGTTCAAGGTTTTGAATATAACTGAAGATAAGAAAATACCGACTCAGGCTTCTCTCCACAGATATTTTAAATGTGGGATAGGTATATGCGGGCACTGTGTGCTTGACGGCACAGGTTTGAGAGTATGCAAGGAAGGACCAACTTTCAGAGATAAGGAGCTCAGAAAGAGCCATGAGTTTGGTTATTACTGGAGAAATGCTGCAGGACAGAAAATCTATTTTGGAGTTAAAAAGTAG
- the pyrD_1 gene encoding dihydroorotate dehydrogenase B (NAD(+)), catalytic subunit has protein sequence MLDIELFGMELKNPLMLASGILGVSGVSLKRVALSGGAGAIVTKSIGMTPREGHRNPTFVELDNGYLSAIGLANPGYIEFEEEIDVAKAGNVPIIASVYGFSFREYVEVARVMGGYGVDAIELNLSYPNVGKAGAFYGYSEELAHEVVEEVKKEVNLPVIAKLTAGAGDIVAIAKACEDAGADGITAIGSLRAMKIDIETGRPVLGNKMGGLSGSCLKPIAVRCVYEISREVSIPVIGCGGITTGEDAIEYFMAGANAVQIGTGILSRGITIFKKVSLEIKEYMKENGYSGIDEIIGLAL, from the coding sequence TTGCTGGATATAGAGCTTTTCGGGATGGAACTTAAAAACCCTCTAATGCTGGCCTCGGGTATCCTTGGAGTCAGTGGGGTATCTCTTAAGCGTGTTGCTCTAAGCGGTGGTGCAGGTGCCATAGTCACAAAATCAATAGGCATGACACCACGGGAGGGACATAGAAATCCCACCTTTGTTGAGCTGGATAACGGATATTTAAGTGCCATAGGTCTGGCCAACCCTGGCTATATTGAGTTTGAAGAAGAGATTGATGTGGCAAAGGCTGGTAATGTGCCGATAATCGCCAGTGTGTATGGTTTTTCCTTCAGGGAGTATGTTGAGGTTGCGAGGGTTATGGGAGGCTATGGTGTGGATGCCATAGAGCTAAACCTTTCTTATCCGAATGTTGGCAAGGCAGGTGCCTTCTATGGTTACAGTGAAGAGCTTGCGCATGAGGTTGTGGAAGAGGTTAAAAAGGAGGTAAATCTTCCGGTAATAGCAAAACTCACGGCAGGGGCAGGTGATATTGTTGCAATAGCAAAGGCATGTGAGGATGCAGGAGCGGATGGAATAACTGCTATAGGTTCTCTGAGGGCAATGAAGATTGATATAGAAACTGGAAGACCTGTACTTGGAAATAAGATGGGAGGGCTCTCGGGAAGCTGCCTAAAGCCTATAGCGGTGCGCTGTGTTTATGAGATTTCAAGGGAGGTTTCAATACCTGTGATTGGGTGTGGCGGCATAACAACTGGAGAAGATGCCATTGAATATTTCATGGCAGGTGCAAATGCTGTGCAGATTGGCACAGGTATTTTAAGTAGAGGAATAACAATTTTCAAGAAAGTATCCCTTGAGATTAAAGAGTATATGAAAGAGAATGGATACTCAGGTATTGATGAGATAATTGGTCTTGCCCTGTGA
- the gap1 gene encoding glyceraldehyde-3-phosphate dehydrogenase 1 → MVNIALNGFGRIGRNILRAAYEKGVMDSFEVVAINDLTDASTLAHLLKHDSVHGRFEAEVEADEHAIIIDGHEIKVLSDREPANLPWGELGVEIVLECTGFFRDRDKAQKHITAGAGKVIISAPANEPDITIVMGVNHKKYDRERHNIISNASCTTNSLAPVAKVLHENFGIKKGLMTTCHAYTATQRLLDVQSTDLRRARAAALNIIPSTTGAAKATGLVLPELKGKLDGTSLRVPVADGSITDFTFELESEVSRDDINSALKKASMGELKGILEYSEEPLVSTDIIGNPNSSIVDGLLTNVIGETGNFGKVFAWYDNEWGFSNRMVDLSLYISSE, encoded by the coding sequence ATGGTAAATATTGCGCTTAATGGCTTTGGAAGGATAGGCAGGAATATCCTCCGGGCTGCTTATGAAAAAGGAGTGATGGATAGCTTTGAAGTTGTTGCAATTAACGATTTAACCGATGCAAGCACACTGGCTCATCTTCTAAAGCACGATTCTGTACACGGCCGCTTTGAAGCTGAAGTTGAGGCTGACGAACATGCTATTATTATTGATGGGCACGAGATAAAGGTACTCTCAGATAGAGAACCGGCCAATCTCCCATGGGGAGAGCTTGGCGTTGAAATTGTTCTCGAGTGCACAGGTTTTTTCAGGGACAGGGATAAGGCTCAGAAGCATATCACTGCAGGGGCCGGAAAGGTTATAATCTCTGCACCGGCTAATGAACCTGACATAACTATTGTTATGGGTGTGAATCATAAGAAATATGACAGAGAGAGGCATAATATAATTTCCAATGCTTCCTGCACAACAAACAGCCTTGCTCCTGTTGCAAAAGTTCTTCATGAGAATTTTGGAATTAAGAAAGGTTTGATGACTACCTGCCATGCATATACTGCAACTCAACGTCTTCTGGATGTTCAGTCAACAGATTTGAGACGTGCAAGAGCTGCGGCCTTGAATATAATACCTTCAACCACGGGTGCTGCAAAGGCTACAGGTCTTGTGCTGCCGGAGCTTAAGGGAAAGCTTGATGGAACTTCCCTCAGAGTGCCTGTGGCTGATGGCAGCATTACAGATTTCACATTTGAACTTGAAAGTGAGGTGAGCAGAGATGACATAAACTCTGCATTGAAGAAGGCTTCTATGGGCGAGCTGAAGGGAATACTTGAATATTCAGAGGAACCTTTAGTAAGCACTGATATTATAGGAAACCCAAATTCAAGCATTGTTGATGGCCTTCTGACAAATGTAATCGGTGAAACAGGGAATTTTGGCAAGGTCTTTGCATGGTATGATAACGAGTGGGGTTTCAGCAACCGTATGGTTGATTTAAGTCTCTATATAAGCTCAGAATAA
- a CDS encoding hypothetical protein (CARDB): MHYLFIWQFLWHNDKIYISYGKAIIMKKYFLFSLLLLISLPAAQATVNFYIVKVEPVNLEPGEVALMNITIKNFGSDYATNFRAIFDPYAKSPLMPVGAQKIFLSKKVEKGFPTTYFGNVLQGREVTLSLPVTVSRNAAFGNYLIPVELLYRNPEQQSLKDTVYFGVKIAGTAEINIGGLNTSPSRVYQDEDFTLYLNLENSGTGNAKNIKLNLELPQGISGQKTVELGTVDREGKTRAIFNLKSSSNISTGSHRAYAILNYTEENSVKRQVKLPFDVFISQRGKIDMEIAGLDTSPKSLYPGESFTLSIQIQNVGKQDATAVKVDISPESSITGELTSYLGNLKQDDTSTAIFDLQVEPSAHEGNIKVPMKIIYKDETGRIGEVAKEVYLNVSSGQSGTSKVYLIIVGLVVIGALFLWRRRRKTTEEEI, encoded by the coding sequence ATGCACTATCTTTTTATCTGGCAGTTTCTGTGGCATAACGATAAAATATATATAAGTTATGGGAAAGCTATAATTATGAAGAAATACTTTCTCTTCTCACTCCTCCTGCTAATATCTCTCCCTGCTGCTCAGGCAACAGTGAATTTCTATATAGTCAAGGTAGAACCTGTAAACCTCGAACCTGGTGAAGTTGCATTGATGAATATTACCATAAAGAATTTTGGCTCCGACTATGCCACAAACTTCAGGGCGATTTTTGACCCTTATGCAAAAAGTCCTCTCATGCCTGTAGGAGCCCAGAAAATTTTTCTTTCAAAGAAGGTTGAAAAAGGTTTTCCCACAACATATTTTGGCAACGTACTGCAGGGCAGAGAGGTAACTTTGAGCTTACCTGTCACTGTATCAAGGAATGCTGCCTTTGGCAACTATCTTATCCCTGTCGAACTTCTCTACAGAAATCCAGAACAGCAGAGCCTGAAGGATACAGTATACTTCGGGGTTAAAATAGCTGGCACAGCAGAAATAAATATTGGCGGCCTCAACACTTCTCCTTCAAGAGTTTATCAGGACGAAGATTTCACACTTTATCTGAATCTGGAAAACTCGGGCACAGGAAATGCAAAAAATATTAAGCTGAACCTTGAACTCCCACAGGGGATTTCCGGGCAGAAAACTGTAGAGCTGGGCACTGTTGACAGAGAGGGTAAAACCCGGGCTATCTTCAATTTAAAATCATCAAGTAATATATCCACAGGTAGCCACAGAGCTTATGCTATACTGAATTATACGGAAGAAAACTCTGTCAAGAGACAGGTTAAGCTTCCATTTGATGTTTTTATATCACAGAGAGGGAAAATCGATATGGAAATTGCAGGGCTGGACACCTCACCCAAGAGCCTGTATCCAGGAGAGAGCTTTACCCTATCCATTCAGATTCAGAACGTAGGTAAACAGGATGCCACAGCTGTTAAAGTTGATATATCCCCTGAAAGCTCAATTACAGGCGAGTTAACATCCTATCTCGGAAATCTTAAGCAGGACGACACTTCGACTGCTATTTTTGACCTGCAGGTTGAACCTTCTGCACATGAAGGAAATATAAAGGTCCCAATGAAGATAATCTACAAGGATGAAACAGGCAGGATTGGCGAAGTGGCCAAGGAAGTATATTTAAATGTCTCATCCGGACAGAGTGGTACATCTAAGGTATATCTGATTATTGTCGGGTTGGTTGTTATTGGTGCCCTTTTCCTCTGGAGGCGCAGAAGAAAAACAACAGAGGAAGAGATTTAG
- the macB_2 gene encoding macrolide export ATP-binding/permease protein MacB yields MGKVKVKALRGVNLTINRGDYVSIMGPSGSGKSTLLHLMGALDKPSSGKILIDGIDISRLKSNRLALLRRKKIGFVFQQFHLLQRLTALENVELPLWFAGVSKTMRTRRAKKLLERVGLGDGIYHRPGELSGGEMQMVSIARALANKPEIILADEPTGDMDSVSGKKTMEMLEELNSGGKTLVVVTHDREFGARAKRKIKIMDGIIEQEDSESLSSPGRKPAGRE; encoded by the coding sequence ATGGGTAAAGTTAAAGTAAAAGCCCTGAGAGGTGTGAACCTGACAATTAACAGGGGAGACTATGTGTCAATAATGGGTCCTTCAGGCTCTGGAAAAAGTACTCTCCTTCATCTTATGGGGGCACTGGATAAGCCTTCCTCAGGAAAAATATTGATAGATGGGATTGACATCTCAAGGCTTAAAAGTAACAGGCTTGCTCTTCTTAGGAGGAAGAAAATAGGCTTTGTGTTTCAACAGTTCCATCTCCTTCAAAGGTTAACCGCTCTTGAAAATGTTGAGCTTCCTCTATGGTTTGCTGGGGTAAGTAAGACCATGAGGACGAGGCGTGCCAAAAAACTTCTGGAACGTGTTGGCCTGGGTGATGGGATTTATCATCGGCCCGGTGAGCTATCTGGCGGTGAGATGCAGATGGTCAGCATAGCCAGGGCTCTTGCCAACAAACCTGAGATTATTCTTGCAGATGAACCGACTGGAGATATGGACTCTGTCTCAGGTAAAAAGACAATGGAGATGCTTGAAGAACTCAATTCAGGAGGTAAGACACTGGTGGTAGTTACCCATGACAGGGAGTTTGGTGCGAGGGCAAAACGTAAAATTAAAATCATGGATGGAATAATAGAACAGGAAGACAGTGAATCTTTATCCTCTCCAGGCAGAAAACCAGCAGGGAGGGAGTAA
- a CDS encoding DNA repair and recombination protein RadA: protein MELEDLPGVGDVTAEKLRDAGYKGIESIAIAAPAEIKEATGIGESSAIKIINAARDSLQMGFMTGLEVLEKRKALKKITTGSNALNELLGGGIETQAITEVFGEFGCGKTQICHQLAVSAQLPVDKGGLEKTVFYLDTENTFRPERIIQMAEGLDLDTEKILGNIVVARAYNSDHQMLLTEKAEEIIKEKDIGLIVVDSLTSHFRSDYAGRGMLSDRQQKLNRHMHTLQRISDIHNLTVIVTNQVMSRPDFFFGDPTTPIGGHIVGHCSTFRVYFRKSKGGKRVARLIDSPNLPEGEAIFTVTKEGIRD, encoded by the coding sequence ATGGAGCTTGAAGATTTACCCGGTGTTGGTGACGTAACAGCTGAAAAGCTGAGAGATGCGGGATATAAAGGTATAGAGTCAATTGCCATAGCTGCTCCTGCAGAAATCAAAGAGGCAACAGGTATAGGAGAAAGTTCAGCCATTAAGATTATAAATGCTGCAAGGGATTCGCTTCAGATGGGTTTTATGACCGGACTGGAGGTTCTTGAGAAGAGAAAGGCTCTTAAGAAGATAACCACAGGCAGCAATGCATTGAATGAACTTCTTGGCGGTGGAATTGAGACCCAGGCAATAACTGAGGTATTTGGTGAATTCGGATGTGGAAAAACCCAGATATGTCATCAGCTTGCTGTGAGTGCCCAGCTCCCTGTTGATAAGGGTGGTCTGGAAAAGACAGTCTTCTACCTTGACACAGAAAATACCTTCAGGCCTGAGAGGATAATACAGATGGCAGAGGGTCTTGATTTAGACACGGAAAAGATTCTTGGGAATATAGTTGTGGCAAGAGCATATAACAGTGACCATCAGATGCTTCTTACAGAGAAGGCTGAGGAAATAATAAAGGAGAAGGATATAGGTTTGATAGTGGTTGACTCCCTGACCTCTCACTTCAGAAGCGACTATGCTGGGAGAGGTATGCTGAGTGATAGACAGCAGAAGCTCAACAGGCATATGCACACTCTCCAGAGGATAAGTGATATTCATAATCTGACAGTAATTGTCACAAATCAGGTTATGTCGAGGCCTGATTTCTTCTTCGGTGACCCCACCACACCAATAGGCGGGCATATTGTTGGCCACTGCTCCACCTTCAGAGTATACTTCAGAAAGTCAAAGGGAGGGAAGAGAGTGGCAAGGCTTATTGATTCACCAAATCTGCCTGAAGGGGAAGCAATATTCACAGTGACAAAAGAGGGTATAAGGGACTGA
- a CDS encoding replication factor A, whose protein sequence is MTETDIKQLIKVIHEASGVSEAEIEEKMNAKIEELGGLIGEMGAAHLIAKELGVTLQSATPDAQSSLKIESIFSGMKNVDITGKVMQIFNVREFKKKDGGKGKVGSVVIGDDTGKVRVVFWDGDVQKLEELEEGDILKIKGAYSKENLNSEPELHIGMRTRIIVNPNGVNPEDFPDIENRRMKISQLSHGMQDVDIVCKVLRIFGLREFERSDGNTGKVVNLLVSDETGVARVTLWDENTDIVDGIKEGDILEVTRGYVKVRNEMADVNVGRYSTVNINPSGITLDNAIESSYSAATKKSLAEANDGEVIMVRGALVDISEEPKIFDRDSGKGVVINAIIDDGTANMRTAFYDALAETLLDMPTQLLVGGDYHEKLEERRKKLLGKEVVVTAKVKTSDFTGKLELVARDLNLNPDPREEIKTLLEEARKGENYGA, encoded by the coding sequence TTGACTGAAACTGATATTAAACAATTAATAAAAGTCATCCATGAAGCGAGTGGCGTAAGTGAAGCAGAAATAGAGGAGAAGATGAATGCGAAAATAGAAGAACTCGGTGGCCTTATAGGTGAGATGGGTGCTGCTCACCTTATTGCCAAAGAGCTTGGTGTAACTCTGCAATCTGCCACTCCAGATGCACAGAGCAGTCTGAAAATTGAGAGTATATTCTCAGGTATGAAGAATGTTGACATCACAGGAAAGGTGATGCAAATTTTCAATGTCAGGGAATTTAAAAAGAAGGACGGAGGAAAAGGGAAGGTGGGAAGTGTTGTTATTGGAGATGATACTGGAAAAGTAAGGGTTGTATTCTGGGATGGTGATGTTCAGAAGCTTGAAGAGCTTGAGGAAGGAGATATTCTGAAGATTAAAGGAGCCTACTCAAAAGAGAATCTAAATAGCGAACCTGAGCTCCATATAGGCATGAGAACAAGAATAATAGTAAACCCGAACGGAGTGAATCCAGAGGATTTCCCGGATATTGAGAACAGGAGGATGAAGATATCCCAGCTCAGCCATGGTATGCAGGATGTGGATATAGTATGTAAGGTTCTCAGAATTTTCGGACTCAGAGAGTTTGAAAGAAGTGATGGAAACACAGGAAAGGTGGTTAATCTGCTTGTAAGTGATGAAACCGGAGTGGCAAGAGTAACACTATGGGATGAGAATACTGACATTGTGGATGGGATTAAGGAAGGAGATATTCTTGAAGTAACAAGGGGATATGTGAAGGTTAGAAATGAGATGGCTGATGTGAATGTGGGAAGGTACAGCACCGTAAATATAAATCCTTCGGGTATTACTCTCGACAATGCTATTGAAAGTTCCTATAGTGCTGCTACAAAAAAATCTCTCGCTGAGGCCAATGACGGTGAGGTAATAATGGTGAGGGGTGCTCTGGTTGATATATCCGAAGAACCAAAAATTTTTGACAGGGATTCTGGAAAGGGTGTTGTTATAAATGCTATAATTGATGATGGCACTGCAAATATGCGTACTGCCTTCTATGATGCTCTTGCAGAAACTCTTCTGGACATGCCCACTCAACTTCTTGTAGGTGGAGATTATCATGAGAAACTGGAAGAGAGAAGGAAGAAGCTACTTGGAAAGGAAGTTGTTGTAACTGCAAAGGTTAAGACGAGTGATTTCACAGGCAAACTTGAACTTGTAGCCAGAGACCTGAATCTCAACCCTGACCCCAGAGAGGAGATAAAAACATTGCTTGAAGAAGCCAGAAAAGGTGAGAATTATGGAGCTTGA
- the queA gene encoding S-adenosylmethionine:tRNA ribosyltransferase-isomerase — MLVDDFDYHLPENLIAQKPLEERDTSRLMVLDGRDIIHKHFRDLENYMNKGDVLVVNNSRVIPARLRGRKSTGGKIEVLLIRELATGWECLLRGRAGAGSELFFDGNLKARVLERHNEMAVLSFNAGSGLRSIIESIGEVPTPPYIKTKLEDSERYQTIYSKYEGSVAAPTAGFHFSEKLLKKLKNKGVEIAEITLHVGPGTFMPVKVKQIEKHKMHSEFFTIEAGEAEKINLALEEGKGVVAVGTTSVRALESATGEGRVIPKSSYTDIFIYPGYKFKLEYMGMITNFHLPKSTLLMLVCAFEGKERIFRAYEEAIKQRYRFYSFGDAMLLLR, encoded by the coding sequence ATGCTTGTTGATGACTTTGACTACCATCTACCAGAGAATTTGATTGCCCAGAAACCTCTGGAGGAAAGAGACACCTCCAGGTTAATGGTGCTTGATGGTAGAGATATTATCCATAAACACTTCAGAGACCTCGAGAATTACATGAATAAAGGTGATGTGCTGGTTGTGAACAACTCAAGAGTAATTCCTGCAAGATTGAGAGGAAGAAAGAGCACAGGTGGTAAGATTGAGGTTCTTTTAATCAGAGAGCTTGCCACTGGCTGGGAGTGCCTTCTCAGAGGGAGAGCTGGTGCAGGCAGCGAGCTTTTTTTTGATGGTAATCTTAAAGCAAGAGTTCTGGAAAGACATAACGAGATGGCTGTTCTGAGCTTTAATGCTGGAAGCGGACTGAGAAGCATAATTGAGAGTATAGGTGAGGTTCCAACTCCGCCTTACATAAAGACAAAGCTTGAAGACAGTGAAAGGTACCAGACAATCTACTCAAAATATGAGGGTAGTGTGGCTGCACCAACTGCAGGCTTCCACTTCTCTGAAAAGCTTCTGAAAAAGCTAAAAAATAAAGGCGTGGAGATTGCTGAGATTACTCTTCATGTCGGCCCTGGAACCTTTATGCCTGTAAAGGTTAAACAAATTGAAAAACATAAAATGCACAGTGAGTTCTTCACAATTGAAGCAGGCGAGGCTGAAAAGATAAATCTTGCTCTGGAAGAGGGGAAAGGGGTGGTTGCTGTAGGTACAACCTCTGTAAGAGCGCTTGAAAGTGCTACAGGAGAGGGAAGGGTTATCCCCAAAAGTTCATATACTGATATCTTTATCTACCCTGGCTATAAGTTTAAACTAGAGTATATGGGTATGATTACAAATTTCCATCTTCCAAAATCCACTCTTCTCATGCTTGTGTGCGCCTTTGAAGGAAAGGAGAGAATTTTCAGGGCTTATGAAGAGGCTATAAAGCAGAGGTACAGATTCTACAGTTTTGGCGATGCTATGCTATTGCTGAGGTAG